The proteins below come from a single Oxyura jamaicensis isolate SHBP4307 breed ruddy duck chromosome 1, BPBGC_Ojam_1.0, whole genome shotgun sequence genomic window:
- the LOC118165615 gene encoding fibrinogen-like protein 1, with product MGLLMPWWLLLLLLVSFGSPAHRFSDKDICLRDNNKLRQRLKQLQDLLYLYDLQLKDILENTYHKTKSGLFSSNRSMQHETLLPTTSGNLIVYDQDCSVVYNRKKTKNGYYRIRPRADREPFLVYCDMSDGGGWTVIQRRSNGKENFNRKWDDYKLGFGKFQGKNDEYWLGNDHIYDLLTRGESSLKIDLMDWHGERRYAVYENFQLNNEQDNYRLWFGTYSGNAGDALSGGSNFEDQWSASHKGMQFTTSDKDHDRFLAGNCALENKGGWWFNRCHAVNLNGRYYKTGRYNGTHDNGITWSTWHGTWYSLKYVAMKIRAPFFVDSESGDGENSQGG from the exons ATGGGTCTGCTGATgccctggtggctgctgctccttctcctggTCAGCTTTGGCTCACCTGCACACAGGTTTTCG GATAAAGATATTTGCCTCCGAGACAACAATAAATTAAGACAAAGGTTAAAACAGCTTCAAGATTTGCTTTACTTATATGATCTGCAACTGAAAGACATTCTGGAGAACACTTACCATAAAACGAAAAGCGGTCTGTTCTCAAGCAACAGGAGCATGCAGCATGAGACGCTTTTACCCACAACCAGTGGAAATTTGATAGTCTATGACCAAG ACTGCTCTGTGGTGTATAATAGGAAGAAGACCAAAAACGGCTACTACCGGATCAGGCCCAGAGCAGATCGAGAGCCTTTCCTGGTGTACTGTGACATGTCTGATGGTGGGGGGTGGACTGTAATTCAGCGGCGGAGTAACGGCAAAGAGAACTTCAACAG GAAGTGGGATGATTACAAACTGGGATTTGGAAAATTCCAAGGCAAGAATGATGAATACTGGCTGGGCAACGACCACATCTATGACCTGCTCACTAGAG GAGAGAGCTCATTAAAGATTGACCTGATGGACTGGCATGGGGAAAGACGATATGCAGTCTATGAAAATTTCCAGCTCAACAATGAGCAG GACAACTACAGGTTATGGTTTGGCACCTATTCCGGTAACGCCGGCGACGCTCTGTCTGGTGGGAGCAATTTTGAAGACCAGTGGTCAGCCTCTCACAAAGGGATGCAGTTCACCACCTCTGACAAGGATCACGATAGATTCCTGGCAGGCAACTGCGCGTTGGAGAACAAGGGTGGTTGGTGGTTTAACAG GTGCCACGCTGTGAACCTCAATGGACGATACTACAAAACGGGAAGGTACAACGGAACCCACGACAACGGCATCACCTGGTCTACGTGGCACGGGACGTGGTACTCGCTCAAATACGTGGCCATGAAAATCAGGGCCCCGTTCTTTGTTGACAGCGAGAGTGGAGATGGTGAGAACAGTCAGGGCGGCTGA